A segment of the Synechococcus sp. CBW1002 genome:
GATCAACATCCGATCTCGAAGCCCATGATCCTCCATCCGGAGTAGGCTTTCTGAGGTACTCAGATCAGTACCCTGAGCGGACATCTTTGCTGATAGGCGCCGCCATGGGATCAGCCCCTCCAGTTGAACCCAGCGATTTGAGGTGGTCTGGCTTTTCTGGACAGGCCCCATCGTTAACCTCTGAGGCGGGGTACCGCCCCTGAAAGGGGCTCCCACCGATGAGCAAGCGCCGCGCCCACAGCCCCGAGTTCAAGGCCAGGGTCGCCATGGAGGCGATCAGTGGCCGCAAGACGATCCAGGAGATCGCCGCCGACCACGCCATCCACCCGATCCAGGTGAGCCAGTGGAAGCGGCAGCTCCTGGACGGTGCCAGCGAGCTCTTCACCCGAGGCAAGAAGACCAAGGACAAGGAGGAGGGGCAGGCCAAGGAGGCGGAGCTGTTCCAGCAGATCGGACGGCTGCAGATGGAGCTGGAGTGGCTCAAAAAAAAGTCTCAACTGCTCTGATGCCCGTGAACTGCGCAAGCTGGTCGATCACGACCACCCCGAGCTCAGCATCAGCAGCAGGGTCGCCTAAAAGTCTGTCCTGGTAGCTCTTGGCAGGTCTGCCAGCATTGGGTTTGGTCGGCGGGTCTCAGTGCCCCCAATGCCCGAAACCCGCTCCACCG
Coding sequences within it:
- a CDS encoding transposase produces the protein MSKRRAHSPEFKARVAMEAISGRKTIQEIAADHAIHPIQVSQWKRQLLDGASELFTRGKKTKDKEEGQAKEAELFQQIGRLQMELEWLKKKSQLL